GAACCCGAGCCAATTCCTGCTCCAACTGGGACACTTTGGCCGTGTCCGGCGCAGCCGCAGGCGGCTGCGGCAAAGTTTTAAATGCTCGCTCCAAAGCCTCGTGCATTTCCTCAATGGTGAAAGGTTTGATGAGATAATCCTTTGCTCCCAATCTGAGAGCCTGTTTGGCCGTTTCTTCCGTGCCATGAAACGTCATCACAATGGTGGGGATAGTGATCCCCTTTTCAAGCAATTGCGCCAATACTTCCAGCCCACCCAGTTTAGGCAATTTTAAATCGGTGATAATCAGGTCTGGTTTTTCAGCTTCAGCCCTCTCCAGGCCGGCCTGGCCATCCCTGGCGGTAACCACCTCAAATCCCATCGGCCTCAGAATATTATTGGCAATAAAAACAATATTTTCCCGCCTATCTTCAATGATCAGCACTTTTTTGGGCATAGATCGCCGGTTCCCCTTTTTTTAGATGAGGTATTCAGGCTCATTATAGCACAAAACAGTAAACTCGGTAGCAGTAAATTACGCCTATTTAAAAAATAGTATCACCCTTATTAGCATCGTAAATGATTTTCGTGATACGGGCAAATTCTTCTTCGCGTTTGCCCACTTGCTTTCTGGCGGCGGGCGGCTTATACTTGTGTTGATTGGCCGGTTAAAGCTGATTGGCGTTTGGGATGATCGGTTATGTTGAATCGATCCAGGCGATAGGGGTTTAAACTCATTTATTAATCACCCATTGGAGGGACAACATGAAATACAATTGGAAAACCTGGGGCCGGATAGCCTTGGGCGTGGTATTATGGACTCTGCTTGTGTTTGGATTGACCAGTGCCGGGCTGGTCAATTCGGCCAAGGCCGCCGATTTTCGCGGCGGAGACTATGTGGTCATTTCTGCTGACGAAGTTATTGACGACGACCTGTTTGTCTCAGGACAACGGGTTGAAGTGGAAGGCACGGTCAAAGGCGATTTATTTGCTGCCGCAAATGAAGTGGTTGTCAACGGCACGGTAGACGGCAGCTTGTTCATTGGAGGGCAGACGCTCCAACTGAATGGCCAGGTTAAGGGCAGCGTATATGGTAGCGGATATGCCATGGCCATTGGTCGTGGCGCAGAAATTGGGCGCAATATGTACTTTTTTGGTTTTAGCCTGGAAACCGAAAAGGACAGCGCCATAGGTCGTAGCCTGTATACCAACGGTTATCAGGTTATTCTCAACGGCGAGGTGGCGAATGACGTTCAGGCCAATAGCGCTGCGTTGGAATTGAACGGCGTTGTTGGCGGCAACGTGGACGGGCAGGTCAGCAGTGCCGACCCCAATTGGGCGCCGCCGCCTTTTATGCCTAATTTCCCTGGCGCGGTGCCAATGGTTGCGCCCGGCTTACGACAGGGCGAAA
The Anaerolineae bacterium genome window above contains:
- a CDS encoding response regulator gives rise to the protein MPKKVLIIEDRRENIVFIANNILRPMGFEVVTARDGQAGLERAEAEKPDLIITDLKLPKLGGLEVLAQLLEKGITIPTIVMTFHGTEETAKQALRLGAKDYLIKPFTIEEMHEALERAFKTLPQPPAAAPDTAKVSQLEQELARVQAMLAKRERQLEQMGQQLANSIGKVEVAEIAQRAATWEEDYARLNGVLAQTKEALVETESRAGALEEAALAQKTQMGKYQQEMRRLAHELHNLSEAMRLMAQDMEHQIKRLEVLTPREKK